The sequence CTGCTCTTTAGTGGCATTACCGTTGCCGGTGATGGATTGTTTGATCTTGCGGGGGGCGTATTCGCATATGGGCAGGTTACGGGATAGCGCTGCCGCGATGGCAGTGCCCTGTGCCCGGCCAAGCTTTAGCATAACCTGTATGTTTTTCCCGTAGAACGGCGCTTCAATGGCCAGGCAATCGGGTTTGTAATTATCTATCAGGGCTACGGTTTTCTCGAAGATGCGCTGCAGCTTCAGCATATGGTCGTCAAGGCTGGCCATTTTTACTACGCCCAAACTAATCAATTCCAGCTTGTTGCCGC comes from Mucilaginibacter mali and encodes:
- the ruvC gene encoding crossover junction endodeoxyribonuclease RuvC, which translates into the protein MQQAPQKERIILGIDPGTAVMGYGLVKESGNKLELISLGVVKMASLDDHMLKLQRIFEKTVALIDNYKPDCLAIEAPFYGKNIQVMLKLGRAQGTAIAAALSRNLPICEYAPRKIKQSITGNGNATKEQVAAMLQTLLKFKETPEFLDATDGLAVAVCHSFQRITTGRGNKISYSGWESFVKENTQRVASPLKVKK